In Nostoc edaphicum CCNP1411, the sequence AACCCTTTACTTTCCCCCATTCCCCATTCCCCATTTTCAAATCGCAGGTTTAGCAAAAATCGTTAGTAAGACAGGCCCTAGTAAATAATGGTGATTCAAACACAATAAGCCAGCGGAGGAACCAAGAAGTTGACGTTGATTAGGGCTGTAGAGTCGAATTCCACGAGGAGAGATGGGCAATAATTGGGGTTCTGTCTCTTTTGTGGAAGTAATGTCAACCAAATAAAAGCGTCCACCGGGAGAAAGTACCCGTGCTATCTCACTAAGCACTTGTTTAGGTTCTAAATAATGTAAGAAGCTGATAGTGCTGAAAACAGCATTAAATTGACCATCAGCAAAGGGAAGAGACTCAGCTTTTCCCTCGATATAAATTAAACGTGGGCGGTGGCGGTTGCTCTGTCTTGCTACCCGCAACATATTAGCAGATAAATCCAATCCGGTGGCTCGCAGATCGGGAAACTGAGTAGCAAGGCGCTCAAGTAAGCGTCCAGTACCACAACCTATATCAAGTACATTTGCTGACTCTGGTAAATCGACGTATTCCAGCAACCGTTTGTGAACGGCTCGATAAAATATTGAAGGAAAGAGCCAGTCATAACTTGGTGCCCATAGATCAAAAAGTAGCTTTTTATTACTGAAAAAGTCATCACTCATTAGTTTTCGCA encodes:
- a CDS encoding class I SAM-dependent methyltransferase; the encoded protein is MSDDFFSNKKLLFDLWAPSYDWLFPSIFYRAVHKRLLEYVDLPESANVLDIGCGTGRLLERLATQFPDLRATGLDLSANMLRVARQSNRHRPRLIYIEGKAESLPFADGQFNAVFSTISFLHYLEPKQVLSEIARVLSPGGRFYLVDITSTKETEPQLLPISPRGIRLYSPNQRQLLGSSAGLLCLNHHYLLGPVLLTIFAKPAI